A region of Nakaseomyces glabratus chromosome M, complete sequence DNA encodes the following proteins:
- the CYC3 gene encoding holocytochrome c synthase CYC3 (CAGL0M12012g~Ortholog(s) have holocytochrome-c synthase activity and role in aerobic respiration, cytochrome c-heme linkage, filamentous growth of a population of unicellular organisms, sporocarp development involved in sexual reproduction) has protein sequence MGWFWADKRSNDIASFQDIPSINKKSGSVADESDVGRCPVMAGKSKVDVEKSPFNPLNNMPELSQTSQHGQKTILPKERTVSSIPKGSSNEFWEYPSPQQMYNAMIRKGKIDPNTGEEIPEDAVESMVNVHNFLNEGCWQEILDWEKPYTEKSKIEPKLLKFTGRPDKLSPRARWNYLMGKLFPETYHGELPFDRHDWVVLRSNPEGKKEVRYVLDFYGGPDDANGLPTFNVDVRPALDSYENCRDRFIRYTSPIMDEYFSKK, from the coding sequence ATGGGGTGGTTTTGGGCTGATAAACGCTCAAATGATATTGCTTCATTTCAGGACATTCCTTCCATCAATAAGAAATCAGGATCGGTCGCCGATGAGAGTGATGTAGGTAGATGTCCTGTTATGGCCGGAAAGTCAAAGGTTGACGTTGAAAAGTCACCTTTCAACCCCTTGAATAACATGCCAGAATTATCTCAGACCAGTCAACACGGACAAAAGACTATTTTACCAAAGGAGAGAACCGTGTCTAGTATACCAAAAGGTTCAAGTAACGAGTTTTGGGAATACCCTTCTCCGCAACAAATGTATAATGCTATGATTCGGAAGGGTAAGATTGACCCAAACACTGGAGAAGAGATACCAGAGGATGCTGTTGAATCGATGGTTAATGTCCATAACTTTTTAAATGAAGGATGTTGGCAAGAAATACTTGATTGGGAGAAACCCTATACTGAAAAGAGCAAAATTGAACCTAAACTACTAAAATTCACAGGAAGACCGGACAAGTTATCTCCTAGAGCTCGTTGGAATTATCTAATGGGAAAACTATTCCCTGAGACTTATCATGGAGAACTTCCATTTGACAGACATGATTGGGTAGTTTTACGAAGCAATCCTGAAGGTAAGAAAGAAGTCCGGTATGTGTTGGACTTTTATGGGGGACCTGATGATGCTAATGGGCTTCCAACATTTAATGTTGATGTCAGACCAGCCTTAGATAGTTATGAGAACTGCCGCGATAGATTCATTAGGTATACCTCTCCGATAATGGACGAATATTTCTCTAAGAAGTGA
- a CDS encoding uncharacterized protein (CAGL0M12001g~Protein of unknown function), with translation MATDGDNSKIIEIPSTKKKKRSFWKDNIYIGKQLDIQKYYLSLVHITFEFHISPFIYSDQINSKTSKKNYQLIFVIKLQLDHSYFN, from the exons ATGGCCACTGATGGAGACAATT CCAAGATAATCGAAATCCCATCcaccaagaaaaaaaaaaggtcCTTTTGGAAagataatatatatattggaaAGCAACTAGATATTCAAAAGTATTATCTTTCCTTGGTTCATATTACATTCGAGTTTCATATTTCACCTTTCATATATTCGGATCAGATCAACTCAAAGACCTCGAAGAAGAACTATCAATTGATCTTCGTTATCAAACTACAATTGGATCATAGTTATTTCAACTAA
- the CLN3 gene encoding cyclin CLN3 (CAGL0M11990g~Ortholog(s) have cyclin-dependent protein serine/threonine kinase regulator activity) has translation MSHKQIRNAVYETSSLPNMPYLAQIRRNIATIKATNPNLVRKELETHHLTVKEYSPNQLSHLLTLESELNHATTVAKSLANFKAQPQINHKMRTLIFDFLMYCHTRLNLSTSTLFLAFDILDRYASKYVIKSSTYQLIALTSLWISSKYWDSKNRVATLKVLQSLCCNQFTVNQFKEMELHLLKSLNWSLCHVATYDSFIDMLLFMKTNDANDNDFPKKLNINEIKLGAILLCELASFDLNLALNYNQSSIALAAITVVSMSLNFYNLNQWEDLQMNVNDDNMVNICKELLSLVVNIDSLPSSFKFKYISSKMPAGNSKRFSGREQQNGIPTSKRILDALQNYHVQLQLEELYRSQDYTNSYPFPTENISPNGSPLANTFDEAQPMSSAASSAFSSPSFSPKNPGYSNNANHTANDENHVYNQNLTLNDHSMIPQQSNILRKRQGLNSSASNLSPLSLGGNPNTAMNNFISPFASPELFSFAPVNNSNNIHKNFSLNKSLSSSSESIFTPQTSSRVPSRSGSIFCLPITPNTPSLLQGKMGRFHGGRKNQSISSINDGKMMSLRNNQYLCHVSNKSSISSMGSISSNFVRGHHKRDSSSLDLDFFQAERSCKRVDSR, from the coding sequence ATGTCTCATAAACAGATCAGAAATGCCGTTTATGAAACTTCAAGTCTACCGAACATGCCATACTTGGCTCAAATTAGAAGGAACATTGCTACAATCAAAGCCACTAACCCTAACCTTGTCAGAAAAGAATTGGAAACACACCATCTGACTGTCAAGGAATACAGTCCTAATCAGTTGTCGCATTTGCTCACTCTGGAGTCAGAGCTAAACCATGCCACAACTGTGGCTAAGTCGCTGGCAAATTTCAAAGCCCAACCTCAGATCAATCACAAGATGAGGACTTTGAtctttgatttcttgaTGTACTGCCACACAAGACTGAACCTATCTACTTCAACTTTGTTCTTGGCTTTCGATATCTTGGATAGATACGCTTCGAAATACGTCATCAAGTCTTCGACTTACCAACTGATTGCTTTGACTTCTTTGTGGATTAGTTCCAAGTACTGGGACTCCAAAAACAGAGTCGCTACTTTGAAGGTCTTGCAGAGTCTGTGTTGCAACCAGTTCACAGTTAAccaattcaaagaaatggaaCTACATTTGCTGAAATCTTTGAACTGGTCTCTGTGTCACGTTGCTACTTATGATTCTTTCATTGACATGTTGCTGTTCATGAAGACTAACGACGCCAACGACAACGATTTCCcaaaaaaactaaatatCAATGAAATCAAGCTTGGCGCCATCTTACTTTGTGAACTTGCATCCTTCGATTTGAATCTTGCTTTGAACTACAATCAGTCTTCTATTGCGCTAGCCGCAATTACCGTTGTTTCAATGTCATTGAACTTTTACAATTTGAATCAATGGGAAGATCTGCAAATGAATGTCAACGATGATAACATGGTTAACATCTGCAAAGAGCTACTATCTTTAGTGGTCAACATCGATTCGTTGCCTTCAAgcttcaaattcaaatacATTTCTAGTAAGATGCCAGCCGGTAATTCCAAGCGTTTCTCTGGACGTGAACAACAGAATGGTATTCCAACTTCGAAAAGAATATTGGATGCATTACAAAACTACCATGTCCAACTACAATTGGAAGAATTATATCGTTCTCAAGATTACACCAATAGTTACCCATTTCCAACCGAGAACATATCGCCAAATGGTTCGCCACTGGCCAATACATTTGATGAAGCTCAGCCAATGTCATCGGCCGCCTCTTCAGCATTCTCTTCACCATCATTCTCGCCAAAGAATCCTGGCTATAGCAATAATGCTAATCACACTGCTAATGATGAAAACCATGTGTACAATCAAAATTTAACGCTTAATGATCATTCAATGATTCCACAACAATCCAATATATTGAGGAAAAGACAAGGTCTTAACTCATCTGCATCTAATCTGTCACCCCTCTCGCTGGGTGGCAATCCAAATACCGCTATGaacaattttatttctcCATTTGCATCTCCagaattattttcatttgctCCTGTAAACAACTCTAATAACATTCATAAGAACTTTTCGCTAAACAAATCGCTAAGCTCATCCTCTGAGTCAATATTCACACCTCAAACTTCATCAAGAGTACCTTCAAGATCTGGCTCAATATTCTGCCTGCCAATTACCCCAAACACACCTTCTTTACTGCAAGGAAAAATGGGTAGATTTCATGGTGGTAGAAAGAATCAATCCATCTCTTCCATTAACGATGGAAAGATGATGAGTTTAAGAAATAATCAGTACTTGTGTCATGTAAGTAATAAATCATCTATTTCTTCTATGGGCTCTATATCATCAAACTTTGTTAGAGGCCATCACAAGAGAGATTCTTCGAGTTTAGATTTGGATTTTTTCCAAGCGGAAAGATCCTGTAAGAGAGTTGATAGCAGGTAG